Proteins found in one Pontibacter sp. SGAir0037 genomic segment:
- a CDS encoding acyltransferase encodes MEHNKVFYWLDLIRGIAALQVCIGHIRSLFFQDYADVDKSVFTKAFYFLTGFGHQAVVIFFVLSGFFIIRSIYTAYENSKWSLKNYLIDRLSRLWIVLIPALFITLVLDVVGTGLLPESPAYLGKIENLADINPNDKLHAGVLIGNLFFLQTIFIPTYGSNAPLWSLAYEFWYYIIFPVLFMAYKVEDGSYKKILLCLIGLLLLIMVGKSIALYFLIWLMGGASYFLLKRFNTRFLSKPHILLTIITMFAVVLSCVRVGILPVFFNDFSLGVVTAILVVALVNCNMKFSFLRKIALFISNISFTLYLTHMPFAVLITGLIVEQRVAWDIDSFFMFILICVTTIAYSYTMWLLFEKRTPVVKKWIKAKVNSTRKETATTVKA; translated from the coding sequence ATGGAGCACAACAAAGTTTTTTATTGGTTAGATCTTATCAGAGGTATAGCAGCATTACAAGTCTGTATAGGACATATTAGAAGTCTTTTCTTTCAAGATTATGCCGATGTTGATAAAAGTGTTTTTACTAAAGCCTTTTATTTTCTTACTGGATTTGGACATCAAGCAGTTGTTATCTTCTTTGTGCTTAGTGGTTTCTTTATAATAAGGAGCATTTATACTGCTTATGAAAACTCAAAGTGGTCATTAAAAAACTACTTGATAGATAGGCTGTCAAGGCTTTGGATAGTCTTGATTCCTGCTCTATTTATCACATTAGTATTAGATGTCGTTGGTACAGGGCTATTGCCGGAGTCTCCAGCATATTTAGGAAAGATTGAAAACTTGGCTGACATCAATCCTAATGATAAGCTTCATGCTGGTGTGCTAATTGGTAATTTGTTTTTTTTACAAACCATCTTCATACCAACTTATGGTTCAAACGCTCCCTTGTGGAGTTTAGCTTATGAGTTTTGGTACTATATTATTTTTCCTGTTCTATTTATGGCCTATAAAGTAGAAGATGGTTCTTATAAGAAGATTTTGCTCTGTTTGATCGGATTGCTCTTACTTATAATGGTTGGTAAAAGTATTGCGCTTTATTTTTTAATATGGCTGATGGGAGGTGCAAGCTATTTCCTGCTGAAGCGGTTTAATACCAGATTTTTATCAAAGCCGCACATATTGCTTACTATAATAACCATGTTTGCGGTTGTTCTTAGCTGCGTGCGTGTTGGAATACTACCAGTTTTTTTCAATGATTTTTCATTAGGAGTGGTTACGGCAATTTTGGTTGTGGCTTTGGTAAACTGTAACATGAAGTTTTCCTTCTTAAGAAAAATAGCACTGTTCATTTCTAATATTTCTTTTACACTTTACCTTACACATATGCCATTTGCAGTTCTGATTACTGGACTTATAGTAGAGCAGAGGGTGGCATGGGATATCGATTCATTTTTTATGTTTATTCTTATATGTGTTACCACCATAGCCTATAGCTATACAATGTGGTTACTCTTTGAGAAACGTACTCCGGTGGTAAAAAAATGGATAAAGGCTAAAGTAAACTCTACTAGAAAAGAGACAGCAACTACTGTTAAAGCTTAA
- a CDS encoding glycosyltransferase family 4 protein: MTTENSNRYNNRRLLLVVDYNPEKGGVARVGYLMYRQLAPKVTVSLFGKSKRNERVIGCDGNVALFFFYVLYYMVFKDCREVYCDMLGKATALIFMPNVFISKFVIFLHDEEAWFRAKGRHYMAMRKATHLVCNSNYTFQRFIKTHPEFSDKTKVCLLAGVPTSFYNTYTLEDSEFWPWFSTKPKYCVFVSRLWKKHRYKGYLELLDAFAALHYNYPDSKLKLVIIGRGDDERYVASRIQQYGLQDRVYLFNNVNDKDLVLFYQHSEALMFPSSREGFGYVFLEAMFAKKACIGLKGQPAEEIIEEGKSGFLLQDNQPETLLKVLRDIDEFPEKYSAMGEIGYEIYHNKFTFEHFKERFESSIAV; encoded by the coding sequence ATGACAACAGAGAACAGCAACAGATATAACAATCGAAGATTACTTCTTGTGGTGGACTACAACCCGGAAAAAGGAGGAGTTGCCAGGGTAGGATACCTGATGTACCGACAATTAGCTCCTAAAGTAACTGTTTCTCTTTTTGGCAAATCAAAAAGAAATGAACGAGTTATCGGTTGCGATGGGAATGTTGCGCTTTTCTTTTTCTATGTTTTGTACTACATGGTTTTTAAAGACTGTAGAGAAGTTTATTGTGATATGCTTGGCAAAGCTACTGCGTTGATTTTTATGCCTAATGTCTTTATCTCAAAGTTTGTAATATTCCTGCATGATGAGGAAGCTTGGTTTCGGGCAAAAGGCCGGCATTATATGGCTATGCGCAAAGCGACGCACCTTGTTTGCAATTCTAACTACACATTTCAGCGTTTCATTAAAACGCATCCTGAATTTTCTGATAAAACGAAAGTATGCTTATTAGCAGGAGTACCCACCAGTTTTTACAACACCTATACTTTAGAGGACTCGGAATTCTGGCCTTGGTTCAGTACAAAGCCAAAGTATTGTGTTTTCGTATCCCGGCTATGGAAGAAGCACCGCTACAAAGGTTACCTGGAGTTGTTAGACGCTTTTGCAGCACTTCACTATAACTACCCGGATTCGAAACTTAAATTGGTTATTATAGGAAGGGGAGATGATGAGAGATACGTAGCATCCAGGATACAGCAGTATGGGCTTCAGGACAGGGTTTATTTATTTAATAATGTTAATGATAAAGACTTGGTTCTCTTTTACCAGCACTCAGAGGCCTTAATGTTTCCTAGCTCAAGAGAAGGCTTTGGCTATGTATTTCTGGAAGCGATGTTTGCGAAGAAAGCATGTATTGGTTTAAAAGGCCAACCAGCAGAGGAGATAATTGAAGAAGGTAAGTCTGGTTTTCTGTTGCAAGATAACCAACCAGAAACCCTTTTAAAAGTCTTAAGAGATATTGATGAATTTCCTGAAAAGTACTCAGCAATGGGCGAGATAGGGTACGAAATTTACCATAATAAATTCACTTTTGAGCATTTTAAAGAACGTTTTGAGTCTTCAATTGCCGTTTAA